In a genomic window of Sphingomonas koreensis:
- a CDS encoding TetR/AcrR family transcriptional regulator: protein MPRRTPPNRREAILNAARIQFAASGYAGTRMEDVAAGVGISKAALYLQFADKAALFREMVDGTLLTRLPAALPPEVESAPPAVQLETLVRLGARQLAEPEIAFLPRLVIGEGGNFPEIARTYHDRAVDRILTLVAGIVARGIADGSFRRVDPYLTARTVAGALLLGALWKTVFEPVGAAPVDMEGLAASHIDIVLNGLLAGVRR, encoded by the coding sequence ATGCCACGCCGTACCCCGCCCAATCGCCGCGAGGCCATTCTGAACGCTGCACGCATCCAGTTTGCGGCGAGCGGCTATGCCGGAACTCGCATGGAGGATGTAGCGGCCGGGGTCGGCATCTCGAAGGCCGCACTCTATCTGCAATTCGCCGACAAGGCGGCGCTGTTCCGGGAAATGGTGGACGGGACGCTGCTGACGCGGCTGCCCGCGGCGCTGCCGCCGGAAGTGGAATCGGCGCCGCCCGCGGTCCAGCTGGAGACGCTGGTGCGGCTGGGTGCCCGTCAGCTCGCCGAGCCCGAGATCGCGTTTCTGCCGCGGCTGGTGATCGGCGAGGGCGGGAATTTTCCGGAGATCGCGCGTACCTATCATGACCGTGCGGTCGATCGCATCCTGACATTAGTCGCCGGTATCGTCGCGCGCGGAATTGCCGACGGCAGTTTCCGTCGGGTCGATCCCTATCTGACGGCGCGGACGGTGGCCGGCGCGTTGCTGCTCGGCGCATTGTGGAAGACGGTGTTCGAACCGGTCGGCGCCGCCCCGGTGGATATGGAAGGGCTGGCTGCCTCGCACATCGACATCGTGTTGAACGGGCTTCTCGCAGGAGTGCGCCGATGA
- a CDS encoding HlyD family secretion protein has translation MKRILPLAAIGIAVLAALIWWAFGRDEGPEPWLGYVEGEAIEVAAPVSGQLAALNVQRGGQVTAGQPLFALNAATTEAELKRLRAQLASAQAQRDDLAKARQRPAELDIARAQQAAARAEVTRTAREYQRIATLAQRGFATKSQLDAARAAADGARASLSQAQASEASGKLAGRVDQIAAADAQIAAAQAAIAVQSRRGEEIAPLAPAAGLVEQTYFNPGEWVPANTPVVRLLPPGRVKIRFYAPQAAVAGLKPGSKVTVTCDGCGGPVAATVRYVAAQAEFTPPVIYSERARAKLVFLVEAYPDSGIERFRPGLPVEVQPQ, from the coding sequence ATGAAACGGATATTGCCCCTGGCAGCGATCGGGATCGCGGTGCTCGCCGCGCTGATCTGGTGGGCGTTCGGACGGGACGAGGGGCCGGAGCCATGGCTAGGCTATGTCGAGGGCGAGGCGATCGAGGTCGCGGCGCCGGTGTCGGGCCAGCTCGCGGCACTCAACGTCCAGCGCGGCGGACAGGTGACGGCGGGGCAGCCGCTGTTCGCACTCAACGCGGCAACCACCGAGGCCGAGCTCAAGCGGTTGAGGGCGCAGCTGGCATCTGCACAGGCGCAGCGCGATGACCTGGCCAAGGCGCGCCAGCGGCCCGCCGAGCTCGACATCGCCCGTGCGCAACAGGCGGCGGCGCGGGCCGAAGTGACGCGGACGGCGCGCGAGTATCAGCGGATCGCGACGCTCGCCCAGCGTGGTTTCGCCACCAAGAGCCAACTGGATGCGGCGCGCGCGGCAGCAGACGGCGCGCGGGCGTCGCTGAGCCAGGCGCAGGCCAGCGAAGCATCGGGCAAACTCGCAGGCCGTGTCGACCAGATCGCCGCCGCCGATGCCCAGATCGCGGCGGCGCAGGCCGCGATCGCCGTGCAGAGCCGCCGCGGCGAGGAGATCGCGCCGCTGGCACCGGCTGCGGGGCTGGTCGAGCAGACCTATTTCAACCCCGGCGAATGGGTACCCGCGAACACGCCCGTGGTTCGGTTGTTGCCGCCGGGCCGGGTGAAGATCCGCTTTTATGCCCCGCAAGCGGCGGTCGCCGGTCTGAAGCCCGGGTCGAAGGTGACGGTGACCTGCGACGGCTGTGGCGGGCCGGTCGCTGCCACTGTGCGCTATGTTGCGGCACAGGCGGAATTCACGCCGCCGGTGATCTACAGCGAACGCGCGCGCGCCAAGCTCGTCTTTCTGGTCGAAGCCTATCCCGACAGCGGCATCGAGCGGTTCCGCCCGGGCCTGCCGGTCGAGGTGCAACCGCAGTGA